The region GCTATCTCAAGTGgctttaattaatatttccgCAGACACTGACATCGTTCGTAAGTGGCCCGGCTACCGGGATTTAGTCCAATTAGTCGTAGATCGTAGGCGTTACATACAAAGATGTTGTTTACTCCGCGGCCTGACTCCAGATTCTCCAGATTTCTTGTTTACTCGGCAAGTGCAATGCACTGGGTCTCCCTCTCCTCCGATTCCGATCCAGGGCGGTTCTAACCAGAGTCCGGCGTCAATACCGGTTCAAGCTGGCCTGTCATTATACCGCCTGGCACAGAAAGTAATTACCGGGTATCGTTCCAAGTAAGCAAATACGGAGCTTACACAAACATCTGATTGCCGGGAATACTCCCAAGACACTCTTCCGATTCCATTTTTAACTGAAACCTCCCGGGGAGCACATGTGCGTGTTGTTCCAGGAATGGATTATGAGGTGGATTTTAAAAAGGAAGCCTCTTAATTAGTCATATAAGTTGGTACTCTGGAGGTCAAGTTTTCATTAAGGGGTTATACCCAGTTGGTCAACCCCCAAAATCTGAATATTGAGAACCATCTTAAGGGGAGGAATTATACAGAAGAGAATGACTTAATGACTTTTCCATTCAAATCTTAAATAAAGAATTACCTGGGGTATATCTCCAAGAAGATCACCTTTAGAAAGTGTACTTCTGACATGGGAAGTCTCCCTTCGTGGGACTCTGACTAGACTAAGCATCCACCTTAATCTATATCTTCGAAAATATCCATCCTATTTAGTtgaaattttctaaaaacacgcccatatatatatagataattATACAGTAAAAAGATTAGACCTACCTGCGAATAACCCCCTAAAATATCCTCCTAAAAGGTCATCTCGACTATAGTATTCCAAAGCTCTTATGCAATTACTCCCTTTGGGATGCTTGAGGACTCAATCACGTAACCAATTAAAGGTGATAATGAAAACAGCCCTGaccctatatggcccaggaTAATGAACTCTCATCCCTCACCTGGGCACCTCCACACACCTCCACACAGCATTAACTAATTGAGTTCGGTCCCAGCCGTAAAAGTTTTCTGTTGGCTCTAGAGGAGCGAGGTGGTAGGACCATGGAGCCAGAGCCGTAGCCGTAGCCGGAGCCAGTGGGTAAACAAAAGTTTACCGCCTCCTGTTTCCGTTCCTTTTCCACGCTTTTCCTGTTTTATGAAGGATGTTTTTGGGGGAGGTTGGGGGGAGAAGGGAGGGAAAGTCAAATTAGTATGCCAGCTGGTCTCATTTGgatggctctggctctggctctggcgtGGCGCCACTTGTTTGTCGGTTGCCATTTTCATACATCGCTTACATCCATCGACATTTACCCCGAATGACATTGCGTGACTCACTCGGTTACGTTTTACGTAAGGAGCTAGGACCTTGGCCAGGACTCCCCCGCCATTTCATACATCCAGCCGGCAAAATAGCTTTATTGTAAGACTCTCTCTCATTCTTCTGTCTTCTGAACTATCTCTTCCATCGTGTCTACGTCCTGTGTTTTACGATCTTCCCCAACCCTGAAATactctgaaaaataaaaatatatatatacaacacCTATACTCTGTACCTATATGTACGGTGAAAGTTTTTTGCCGATTTGGAATAGAGTCTGCCAAAAACTTGCCTCGACTTTTGTGTTCCTTTGGTTATTCTTTGCTTGCATGCTCATAGAATCTATTTCAGAGACCGCGACAAATCCGGTAAGACACTGACCACCAAGATGCCGTCAGCTCCGACACACACTGCCGAGGAGGCACACCTGCTGGGGTAAGCCACAAACCACTAGACCACAAATCTCCAAATCTCCAAATCCCAAAAAAGAACAGAAATCTTAATCAGGCCCAGGGATTCGTGTAATTAGGCCCATCCTTCAGTAAGAtatgtacacacacacacacctggAACACCCCAACCGACACTCTCACAACACCAGTTTAGAGTTTTTTTCGTTCAGTTACCAGTTATAGTTTTGAGTTGATCATCACATAGTGTTATCTATAGCTTGTAAGTACCTTTGCCTAGACTTGAGTTCCAAACTAAACCCCCTAACAGCATCCCCTACTGTATACCTCCGAATGTTGATTGATTTGTTTGAGTTTCGTTTATGATTTGTGCATATGAGACCATGTAACACTAGACTAGTCGAGCAGCGAGACCAACTCATGCCTGATACCCCCAGTCCGATCAGTAGTTCCCCAGCCTCTCGACGAGAGGACCCCCAAGGACGCCAGAGTCTACGAACAGCTGATCTCCCACAAGATGATGATCTCCTCATCAGAAGACTGGTGCCTTACTAATCGAACTATTCTTAATCCCACAGCACCATGCCCGTAGATCCCATGGACGATATCGAACTGCGCTCCGTGCAGCTGCAGTTCCCCAACGCCCGGGGCTCCATCCTGGAGGCCTGCGAACAGCGCCGCGTGCCCACAGACAAGGGCGACGTCCATGTGGCCATACAGGGCGATACGGCCAAGCCGGCCATCGTCACCTACCACGATCTGGGCCTCAACTGTAAGTCCAGTCGGATAGCCAGAGGAGTCTTTTTTAAATGTGTCCTTTTCAGATGCCACCAGCTTCGCTGGCTTCTTCAACTTCCCGGTGATGCGGGGCCTGCTGGAGAACTTTTGCGTTTACCATGTGACCGCTCCTGGGCAGGAGGAAGGAGCCCCAACCTTGCCAGAAGAGTAAGATCTTGTCTTACAGATGTATAGCTATCTTCTAACCCTCAACATCTGCTCCACAGTTACACCTATCCAAGCATGGACGAACTGGCCGCCCAGTTGCTGTTCGTGCTCTCCCACTTTGGCCTGAAGTCGGTGATTGGTTTCGGGGTCGGGGCCGGGGCGAATATTCTGGCCCGTTTCGCCCACGCCCATCCGGACAAGGTGGGCGCCCTGTGCCTGATCAACTGCGTCTCCACGCAGTCGGGCTGGATCGAGTGGGGCTACCAGAGCTTCAACGCCCGCTTCTTGCGCACCAAGGGCATGACACAGGGCGTCATCGATTACCTGATGTGGCACCACTTCGGGCGCAATCCCGAGGAGCGCAACCACGACCTGGTGCAGATGTACAAGCAGCACTTCGAGCGCGGCGTCAATCCGACCAATCTGGCGATGCTGATCAACGCGTACATTCATCGCAACGACCTGCACCTGGCCCGCACTCCGCCAGGAACCCCCGGCACCGAAGCGGCGGCCACCACCCTGAAGATGCCGGTGATTAACATCACGGGATCGTTGTCGCCGCACGTTGATGACACGGTCACCTTCAACGGTCGTCTGGACCCCACAAACTCATCCTGGATGAAGGTTTCTAAAGAGCTACCTCTTGCGTGGTCAAGGGATCTTCGTATCCTTCAAGTACTAACCTATTTCCACCTTCTCTCAACAGATTTCCGATTGCTCTTTGGTGCTGGAGGAGCAGCCGGCCAAGCTGGCCGAAGCCTTCCGGCTCTTCTTGCAGGGCGAGGGCTACGGTAAGTGTTAGAACACCGCACACACCACTgataccaccaccaccaccaccaccaccacctccaacCAACcaccaagaacaacaacaacaactgctaCAACTGAACAACCTCAGCAATCTCTGCTACAATCTCAACAATCTACTGAACCCACTCTATCTAATCCAACTCCCTCTACTAACCCCTACTATTACTACTACTATTTCTACTACTCCTACTACTACTTCCTTAAGAACTACTATTTTAACCCGCCTATCTTAGCCAAGTACTTCATACCCAGCAAGTGGGACAGTGAGAAGAATAGCACTTTCATCTAGAAGAGATCGAAAGAAGATCCCTCCCCGTCCTAgtttcagttcagttcagttcccCGGGAGCTGCTCCCACCCTAGCCTAGCCTAGCCCCCCAGACACGCACACACTCCCCAACCCGATCTTAGCTTTTACTGAAGACTCTTTGAGAATCAAAAGCTTTTTGAGATGCAATGAAACGAAACCAAAAACTGACATTGATTGtgcaaaattattatatttttccatcggatataattttagaaaagaaaaaaccaaaatttgaattgaaaaaccaCCCCCTATGTTGATAAACCAAAAGTATTTGTACGCCaagtatttcaaaataaaaaaatcgaaaagttGTTGAAAATCAAGCGTTTACTTTCtatacacacagatacacacacacacatatatatactatacCATTCCGATTCCCATAAACCCCTCTAGTTAGGACCCCCGATAAGGAATGATACACAGACCCAGTTACCAAATATGCATTTTCGCATCcacgacaacaacaaaacaagaaaagataTTTCAAGATGTtcattactttgttttttcatttctttttccTTTCTCCAAAACTGCTTGTTTTTGCTAAAACCaacatacaaaatatatatatatatatatctgaacTATACGATAACCAACCGAACAACATGcaacacaaatcaaaatgaaataCGAACACGAATATATATCCGCCACACGAAATTGCAACTCGAATCGATGAATCGAATCGCCGCCCGCATCCCATACCACCCATTATCTTTGCACACGCGACCTTTCATAACCGATTTCACGGTCAACTCTCGACTCACCTTCGACCTGGTCCCGGCTGCATTCACCTACGACTCCTCTTCTGTTCGATTCTATTCTAATTCtcgttttctttttaaaaacattggTTTCCAATCCCACCCCTCGAATAAAATAAACTCAACAAATAATCGCTAACAAATGCGATCTCTATATAACTGCGCGATCTCTATATAATTTCAATCGACAACAATCGAACAAAATATAACAAAACTATATAATCGTGTAAATGGTATGTATATTTGTACAAAACACTCGCCCACCTGTGATTCTGTAGTGTCCGAGAAACCTCAGTAGGAAGATCCGCCACCCAAAGCACACCATATAGTAAAAATACCCATAAAAAGTTg is a window of Drosophila bipectinata strain 14024-0381.07 chromosome 2R, DbipHiC1v2, whole genome shotgun sequence DNA encoding:
- the MESK2 gene encoding protein NDRG3 isoform X5 codes for the protein MPQSEGGYVSLPAVNGNGTAIYQSTTEPTAPPSVFESVKRAIGQAIKSSPGSDGSEELLRSERQPVIVGGARIYFRDRDKSGKTLTTKMPSAPTHTAEEAHLLGTMPVDPMDDIELRSVQLQFPNARGSILEACEQRRVPTDKGDVHVAIQGDTAKPAIVTYHDLGLNYATSFAGFFNFPVMRGLLENFCVYHVTAPGQEEGAPTLPEDYTYPSMDELAAQLLFVLSHFGLKSVIGFGVGAGANILARFAHAHPDKVGALCLINCVSTQSGWIEWGYQSFNARFLRTKGMTQGVIDYLMWHHFGRNPEERNHDLVQMYKQHFERGVNPTNLAMLINAYIHRNDLHLARTPPGTPGTEAAATTLKMPVINITGSLSPHVDDTVTFNGRLDPTNSSWMKISDCSLVLEEQPAKLAEAFRLFLQGEGYAVGTLQKLARKISMASRSSSTQIELSVQ
- the MESK2 gene encoding protein NDRG3 isoform X1; translation: MPQSEGGYVSLPAVNGNGTAIYQSTTEPTAPPSVFESVKRAIGQAIKSSPGSDGSEELLRSERQPVIVGGARIYFRDRDKSGKTLTTKMPSAPTHTAEEAHLLGTMPVDPMDDIELRSVQLQFPNARGSILEACEQRRVPTDKGDVHVAIQGDTAKPAIVTYHDLGLNYATSFAGFFNFPVMRGLLENFCVYHVTAPGQEEGAPTLPEDYTYPSMDELAAQLLFVLSHFGLKSVIGFGVGAGANILARFAHAHPDKVGALCLINCVSTQSGWIEWGYQSFNARFLRTKGMTQGVIDYLMWHHFGRNPEERNHDLVQMYKQHFERGVNPTNLAMLINAYIHRNDLHLARTPPGTPGTEAAATTLKMPVINITGSLSPHVDDTVTFNGRLDPTNSSWMKISDCSLVLEEQPAKLAEAFRLFLQGEGYATPLSTPASSPCGTKYHTYSSIFFANFREQQQQAMEERERERERERDRQRQLSLRVGNRLRETAINCTGGGQGDNNNAEDQELDEELDLENGNGSGNGNRAYVTTDTSGTLYYGTQSNKIRITENPLPEPVSS
- the MESK2 gene encoding protein NDRG3 isoform X8 — encoded protein: MPQSEGGYVSLPAVNGNGTAIYQSTTEPTAPPSVFESVKRAIGQAIKSSPGSDGSEELLRSERQPVIVGGARIYFRDRDKSGKTLTTKMPSAPTHTAEEAHLLGTMPVDPMDDIELRSVQLQFPNARGSILEACEQRRVPTDKGDVHVAIQGDTAKPAIVTYHDLGLNYATSFAGFFNFPVMRGLLENFCVYHVTAPGQEEGAPTLPEDYTYPSMDELAAQLLFVLSHFGLKSVIGFGVGAGANILARFAHAHPDKVGALCLINCVSTQSGWIEWGYQSFNARFLRTKGMTQGVIDYLMWHHFGRNPEERNHDLVQMYKQHFERGVNPTNLAMLINAYIHRNDLHLARTPPGTPGTEAAATTLKMPVINITGSLSPHVDDTVTFNGRLDPTNSSWMKISDCSLVLEEQPAKLAEAFRLFLQGEGYAKYFIPSKWDSEKNSTFI
- the MESK2 gene encoding protein NDRG3 isoform X9 produces the protein MPQSEGGYVSLPAVNGNGTAIYQSTTEPTAPPSVFESVKRAIGQAIKSSPGSDGSEELLRSERQPVIVGGARIYFRDRDKSGKTLTTKMPSAPTHTAEEAHLLGTMPVDPMDDIELRSVQLQFPNARGSILEACEQRRVPTDKGDVHVAIQGDTAKPAIVTYHDLGLNYATSFAGFFNFPVMRGLLENFCVYHVTAPGQEEGAPTLPEDYTYPSMDELAAQLLFVLSHFGLKSVIGFGVGAGANILARFAHAHPDKVGALCLINCVSTQSGWIEWGYQSFNARFLRTKGMTQGVIDYLMWHHFGRNPEERNHDLVQMYKQHFERGVNPTNLAMLINAYIHRNDLHLARTPPGTPGTEAAATTLKMPVINITGSLSPHVDDTVTFNGRLDPTNSSWMKISDCSLVLEEQPAKLAEAFRLFLQGEGYVSEKPQ
- the MESK2 gene encoding protein NDRG3 isoform X2, translated to MPQSEGGYVSLPAVNGNGTAIYQSTTEPTAPPSVFESVKRAIGQAIKSSPGSDGSEELLRSERQPVIVGGARDRDKSGKTLTTKMPSAPTHTAEEAHLLGTMPVDPMDDIELRSVQLQFPNARGSILEACEQRRVPTDKGDVHVAIQGDTAKPAIVTYHDLGLNYATSFAGFFNFPVMRGLLENFCVYHVTAPGQEEGAPTLPEDYTYPSMDELAAQLLFVLSHFGLKSVIGFGVGAGANILARFAHAHPDKVGALCLINCVSTQSGWIEWGYQSFNARFLRTKGMTQGVIDYLMWHHFGRNPEERNHDLVQMYKQHFERGVNPTNLAMLINAYIHRNDLHLARTPPGTPGTEAAATTLKMPVINITGSLSPHVDDTVTFNGRLDPTNSSWMKISDCSLVLEEQPAKLAEAFRLFLQGEGYATPLSTPASSPCGTKYHTYSSIFFANFREQQQQAMEERERERERERDRQRQLSLRVGNRLRETAINCTGGGQGDNNNAEDQELDEELDLENGNGSGNGNRAYVTTDTSGTLYYGTQSNKIRITENPLPEPVSS
- the MESK2 gene encoding protein NDRG3 isoform X7; its protein translation is MPQSEGGYVSLPAVNGNGTAIYQSTTEPTAPPSVFESVKRAIGQAIKSSPGSDGSEELLRSERQPVIVGGARDRDKSGKTLTTKMPSAPTHTAEEAHLLGTMPVDPMDDIELRSVQLQFPNARGSILEACEQRRVPTDKGDVHVAIQGDTAKPAIVTYHDLGLNYATSFAGFFNFPVMRGLLENFCVYHVTAPGQEEGAPTLPEDYTYPSMDELAAQLLFVLSHFGLKSVIGFGVGAGANILARFAHAHPDKVGALCLINCVSTQSGWIEWGYQSFNARFLRTKGMTQGVIDYLMWHHFGRNPEERNHDLVQMYKQHFERGVNPTNLAMLINAYIHRNDLHLARTPPGTPGTEAAATTLKMPVINITGSLSPHVDDTVTFNGRLDPTNSSWMKISDCSLVLEEQPAKLAEAFRLFLQGEGYAVGTLQKLARKISMASRSSSTQIELSVQ
- the MESK2 gene encoding protein NDRG3 isoform X10, yielding MPQSEGGYVSLPAVNGNGTAIYQSTTEPTAPPSVFESVKRAIGQAIKSSPGSDGSEELLRSERQPVIVGGARDRDKSGKTLTTKMPSAPTHTAEEAHLLGTMPVDPMDDIELRSVQLQFPNARGSILEACEQRRVPTDKGDVHVAIQGDTAKPAIVTYHDLGLNYATSFAGFFNFPVMRGLLENFCVYHVTAPGQEEGAPTLPEDYTYPSMDELAAQLLFVLSHFGLKSVIGFGVGAGANILARFAHAHPDKVGALCLINCVSTQSGWIEWGYQSFNARFLRTKGMTQGVIDYLMWHHFGRNPEERNHDLVQMYKQHFERGVNPTNLAMLINAYIHRNDLHLARTPPGTPGTEAAATTLKMPVINITGSLSPHVDDTVTFNGRLDPTNSSWMKISDCSLVLEEQPAKLAEAFRLFLQGEGYVSEKPQ
- the MESK2 gene encoding protein NDRG3 isoform X4 encodes the protein MPSAPTHTAEEAHLLGTMPVDPMDDIELRSVQLQFPNARGSILEACEQRRVPTDKGDVHVAIQGDTAKPAIVTYHDLGLNYATSFAGFFNFPVMRGLLENFCVYHVTAPGQEEGAPTLPEDYTYPSMDELAAQLLFVLSHFGLKSVIGFGVGAGANILARFAHAHPDKVGALCLINCVSTQSGWIEWGYQSFNARFLRTKGMTQGVIDYLMWHHFGRNPEERNHDLVQMYKQHFERGVNPTNLAMLINAYIHRNDLHLARTPPGTPGTEAAATTLKMPVINITGSLSPHVDDTVTFNGRLDPTNSSWMKISDCSLVLEEQPAKLAEAFRLFLQGEGYATPLSTPASSPCGTKYHTYSSIFFANFREQQQQAMEERERERERERDRQRQLSLRVGNRLRETAINCTGGGQGDNNNAEDQELDEELDLENGNGSGNGNRAYVTTDTSGTLYYGTQSNKIRITENPLPEPVSS
- the MESK2 gene encoding protein NDRG3 isoform X3; the encoded protein is MPQSEGGYVSLPAVNGNGTAIYQSTTEPTAPPSVFESVKRAIGQAIKSSPGSDGSEELLRSERQPVIVGGASTMPVDPMDDIELRSVQLQFPNARGSILEACEQRRVPTDKGDVHVAIQGDTAKPAIVTYHDLGLNYATSFAGFFNFPVMRGLLENFCVYHVTAPGQEEGAPTLPEDYTYPSMDELAAQLLFVLSHFGLKSVIGFGVGAGANILARFAHAHPDKVGALCLINCVSTQSGWIEWGYQSFNARFLRTKGMTQGVIDYLMWHHFGRNPEERNHDLVQMYKQHFERGVNPTNLAMLINAYIHRNDLHLARTPPGTPGTEAAATTLKMPVINITGSLSPHVDDTVTFNGRLDPTNSSWMKISDCSLVLEEQPAKLAEAFRLFLQGEGYATPLSTPASSPCGTKYHTYSSIFFANFREQQQQAMEERERERERERDRQRQLSLRVGNRLRETAINCTGGGQGDNNNAEDQELDEELDLENGNGSGNGNRAYVTTDTSGTLYYGTQSNKIRITENPLPEPVSS
- the MESK2 gene encoding protein NDRG3 isoform X6, whose translation is MPVDPMDDIELRSVQLQFPNARGSILEACEQRRVPTDKGDVHVAIQGDTAKPAIVTYHDLGLNYATSFAGFFNFPVMRGLLENFCVYHVTAPGQEEGAPTLPEDYTYPSMDELAAQLLFVLSHFGLKSVIGFGVGAGANILARFAHAHPDKVGALCLINCVSTQSGWIEWGYQSFNARFLRTKGMTQGVIDYLMWHHFGRNPEERNHDLVQMYKQHFERGVNPTNLAMLINAYIHRNDLHLARTPPGTPGTEAAATTLKMPVINITGSLSPHVDDTVTFNGRLDPTNSSWMKISDCSLVLEEQPAKLAEAFRLFLQGEGYATPLSTPASSPCGTKYHTYSSIFFANFREQQQQAMEERERERERERDRQRQLSLRVGNRLRETAINCTGGGQGDNNNAEDQELDEELDLENGNGSGNGNRAYVTTDTSGTLYYGTQSNKIRITENPLPEPVSS